A single window of Syntrophorhabdaceae bacterium DNA harbors:
- a CDS encoding AMP-binding protein, whose product MKNGHWMTAKDIARVNAFKWPNKVGIKDLYKSYTFKEWNDRSCRLANALTKLGLKKGDRFAVLAYNCVEWMEIYTAAAKGGFICVPLMFRLSAVEMEYNINHSECKVFIVQGGKDGADGKEFPWINQVNGMRKNIPTVEHYISFAIGNETYPGFIPYEEAISQASPEEPPATVDPDDIWVIMYTGGTTGKPKGVMKSHANLFAQYFIMIYDHQFNFDDCNLLVMPCCHVNSLFYSYVVTWVGGCVAPYNMVSFNPENLLKTFQDLQVTFTSLVPTHYIMMLALPDDVKKKYDLSSVKKLLISSAPARRDTKLGVLKMFPNSELYEAYGSTEAGIVTVLKPHEQLTKLGSCGREVIGTDLIRFYDEEGHLVTQPNVVGELYSSSAMLFEAYWKDPEKTAAAMKGDYFSAGDMGYKDEEGYVYLVDRKANMIISGGENIFPSEVENCLGSYPKVKDVAVIGVPHEKWGEQVTAIVVLHEGQTATPEEISAHCKGKIAGFKVPKNVIFIKDEEMPRSGAGKILHRMLREKYGMWKDHT is encoded by the coding sequence ATGAAGAACGGTCACTGGATGACAGCGAAAGATATAGCGAGGGTCAACGCCTTCAAATGGCCGAACAAGGTAGGCATCAAGGACCTCTACAAATCATACACCTTCAAAGAGTGGAATGACCGCTCCTGTCGGCTTGCCAATGCGCTCACAAAACTTGGATTGAAAAAGGGAGATCGGTTCGCAGTGCTCGCTTATAACTGCGTCGAATGGATGGAGATATACACTGCCGCGGCCAAGGGAGGGTTCATCTGCGTACCCCTTATGTTCCGTCTCTCGGCCGTGGAGATGGAGTACAACATCAACCACAGCGAATGCAAGGTTTTCATCGTGCAGGGCGGTAAGGACGGAGCCGATGGCAAGGAATTTCCCTGGATCAACCAGGTGAACGGCATGCGCAAGAACATCCCTACCGTCGAACACTATATCTCTTTTGCCATAGGCAATGAGACCTATCCCGGCTTCATCCCCTACGAGGAGGCGATTTCTCAGGCGAGCCCCGAAGAGCCCCCGGCAACCGTGGACCCTGACGATATCTGGGTCATCATGTACACGGGAGGCACGACGGGTAAACCCAAAGGCGTGATGAAGAGCCATGCCAACCTCTTCGCGCAGTATTTTATTATGATCTATGACCACCAGTTTAATTTTGACGATTGTAACCTTCTCGTTATGCCCTGCTGTCACGTCAACTCCCTGTTCTACTCCTATGTCGTGACGTGGGTGGGCGGATGTGTGGCGCCATACAACATGGTGAGCTTCAATCCCGAAAACCTGCTCAAGACCTTTCAGGACTTACAGGTCACCTTCACGTCGCTCGTGCCTACCCACTACATCATGATGCTGGCGCTCCCCGATGACGTGAAGAAGAAATACGACCTCTCATCGGTGAAGAAACTCCTTATTTCTTCAGCCCCGGCCCGACGAGACACCAAGCTTGGCGTGCTCAAGATGTTTCCCAACTCGGAGCTCTATGAGGCCTACGGTTCCACCGAAGCCGGCATTGTCACCGTACTCAAGCCGCATGAACAGCTTACCAAACTTGGCTCCTGCGGGCGCGAAGTGATCGGCACGGACCTCATACGTTTCTATGATGAAGAAGGACATCTTGTCACTCAACCGAACGTGGTCGGGGAACTCTATTCGAGCAGTGCCATGCTGTTCGAGGCGTATTGGAAGGACCCCGAGAAGACAGCCGCTGCCATGAAGGGCGACTATTTCAGCGCCGGCGACATGGGATATAAAGACGAAGAAGGATATGTGTACCTTGTAGACAGAAAAGCAAACATGATCATCTCCGGTGGTGAGAACATCTTCCCCTCCGAGGTGGAGAATTGCCTGGGTAGCTATCCCAAAGTCAAAGACGTGGCGGTCATCGGTGTGCCTCATGAGAAGTGGGGAGAGCAGGTAACCGCAATTGTGGTGCTCCATGAAGGACAGACAGCCACGCCGGAGGAGATTTCTGCGCACTGCAAGGGCAAGATCG